The following coding sequences are from one Triticum dicoccoides isolate Atlit2015 ecotype Zavitan chromosome 4A, WEW_v2.0, whole genome shotgun sequence window:
- the LOC119289217 gene encoding uncharacterized protein LOC119289217 has product MLERDIKIAKSMANDIIIPNPAPKLVGDAFLDIYSKLEHILVKDSVRCFLRFFENCEGQGMSSYLTITTQTLTFIVSFNALRCAKVVLEGMAPELYGMHANPNCINKYGYFVLHEAAERFSVDMIKLLLRHGASANVRTVGNDVIENLLPLHVAVENTCLHKYLEDNLEYNLSRSQNHLDYVYKLIHLLCLPEMKIFLDTTRLLAEKTNNVLQELCNYIEDEKIIQSAVLLLAAQEQIRGGSSSKINGSSKKNGFDLVSNCIMRLSFSLRWEKGSHGMAPELLEERKALTDCAWLLVDVISYAGENLSAYIQAHSEVPNVEVFQHVSSILKEYGFCPTGDPMDAVNLQPYDCRKSNGESCKGLTDANMAVMESANLDAAEEKAVRKKAGGGWDPTYTKRSFFPYWRSVLQDRVPLKVYPAYASSGLSLSNSIVNGSTQTPNHKLGPVRRISPLTSNNQPRRCFIMAASGVIRLLKVLK; this is encoded by the exons ATGCTAGAAAGGGATATTAAGATCGCCAAGTCCATGGCAAATGACATAATCATCCCAAACCCTGCTCCCAAG TTGGTGGGTGATGCCTTCTTGGACATATATTCCAAATTGGAGCACATCCTTGTAAAGGATAGTGTCCGGTGCTTCCTCCGATTTTTCGAGAACTGTGAAGGCCAGGGCATGTCATCTTATCTTACCATCACCACACAAACCTTAACCTTCATTGTCAGTTTCAATGCCCTGCGATGTGCAAAAGTCGTATTGGAGGGCATGGCACCTGAGCTCTATGGGATGCACGCCAATCCCAACTGCATAAACAAATATGGATACTTCGTGCTCCATGAAGCTGCTGAAAGGTTCTCTGTTGACATGATCAAGCTGCTTTTACGCCATGGTGCATCAGCCAATGTGCGCACAGTTGGCAATGATGTCATTGAGAATCTACTCCCGCTCCATGTCGCAGTTGAGAATACTTGTCTGCATAAGTATCTAGAGGACAATCTGGAGTACAATCTTTCTCGCAGCCAGAATCATCTGGATTATGTCTACAAGCTTATTCATCTACTGTGTCTACCTGAAATG AAGATCTTCTTGGACACAACTAGACTGCTTGCAGAGAAAACAAATAATGTACTTCAAGAGCTCTGCAATTACATTGAGGATGAAAAAATCATCCAGTCTGctgttctactactggctgctcaaGAGCAGATCCGTGGGGGCAGTTCTTCCAAGATAAATGGCAGTAGTAAGAAAAATGGGTTTGACCTTGTCAGTAACTGTATAATGAGGCTTTCATTTTCCTTGAGATGGGAGAAAGGTTCACATGGAATGGCACCGGAGCTTCTGGAGGAAAGGAAGGCACTTACTGATTGCGCATGGCTGCTTGTTGATGTAATTTCCTATGCCGGTGAAAATCTGTCTGCATACATTCAAGCACATTCTGAG GTGCCCAATGTGGAGGTCTTTCAACACGTTTCATCTATCCTCAAGGAGTATGGATTTTGCCCCACTGGAGATCCCATGGACGCTGTAAACCT CCAGCCTTATGACTGCAGAAAGTCAAATGGAGAGTCATGCAAAG GGCTTACAGATGCAAACATGGCAGTTATGGAATCGGCCAATCTGGATGCTGCAGAGGAGAAG GCTGTGAGAAAGAAAGCAGGCGGAGGATGGGATcccacatatacaaagagaagtttCTTCCCATACTGGAGATCAGTGTTACAAGATCGGGTTCCTTTGAAGGTGTATCCAGCCTATGCAAGCTCAGGTCTATCACTGAGTAACTCAATAgtcaatggatctactcaaactccAAATCATAAACTTGGTCCAGTCCGGAGAATCTCGCCACTTACAAGCAATAATCAACCGAGAAGGTGCTTTATAATGGCTGCTAGTGGTGTAATCAGGCTCTTGAAAGTGCTAAAGTAG